The sequence below is a genomic window from Bradysia coprophila strain Holo2 chromosome X unlocalized genomic scaffold, BU_Bcop_v1 contig_128, whole genome shotgun sequence.
AGACTACTAAATTGGTGAAAGTTGGTGGAGATGTTTATTGTTCAACATCTGGATTTCAACTAatgaaactattcttcctgcttCAAGCAGGCTGCTTGCCTCCAggaaaaatcgagaaaaagaaaaaagacctcaccaggctttagccggtctattcttgtttattttagaACCCGACTGATTTATACGACGCTCATAGATTGAGAACAGATTCAATATGCTTGAATGATAAGCGAAGCCAATAACCGGACCGatcgcattttatttacaacttTGCCATGTTTGTACGATGCTCAGGTAACGATATCATAGTGTAATTGCTAAACTTTATcaaaagagagaaaaacatTCCGCCAAGAATTGATGCCTTCGCATTTTTACCAAAACGAATTAAATTTACTGGAAATAAATCAGTTTGCTGCTTttctttatacaaaaaaaaaacatttcttttaagTGCGAAAGGTTTCCGACAATCTCTATTAGCCCTGTCGTAAGATAATGACAACACAccaattcaaaacaaatacaCTTTTGACCTTGAAATAttcattcagaaaaaaaagccGTATGCAAACACCAACGACAACACTCACACTCGTTTGTGTTATTCATGCCAACATACTCGTTGGATGCGAattcatttttacattttcttttttttaagcaAGAGCGTTGTGAATTACTCATGTCGTCTACACAATGTTTCTATAGAGCACTGCTGTACCGTTTGTAATTCATTTAAAGGTACAGAAAATACGCATAAACGTCAGGTGTCAAATGTGTCATTATGATTTGAACATGCGAAGAGAAGCACGATGTCACGATGACTTTGGCATACAAATTTTGGTGCGCATAGTTGGAGTAGTAAATGATTTTTAGTCACTAAACCgtaggccgagtgtgacaatacgcatcgtgtgcctaaaatagtatttttcctaACGTCGTTTCGTAACAGTTTTGTTCCCAACTTATGCTAAAaagcttttttagcgaattcgattccagcactCGCTTCCGGCTCGACCTGTTAAACTGTCATTCACTAAGACAGCATTTTAGCAAGCGTTAggaataactattacatgactGGGGATAAAAAACAGAGTTTGAGTgttgttttgttgatccgaggcgtagccgagacgtttcatttttatcccgagttacgTAATGGATTttgcgtcgaaagtagtgttTGAGACATGAAAAGGACGGGTTTTGACGCATGTAaatgacattttcattgttagcCGTTGACTTCTTCATTTTGTATCCATTAAAGTCTCGAACTATGTCTACAGTATCAATGAAACCGGACAACCGAAGTTTGGTTCTAACCAACGGGAAGTGAAATTTGCAGGGAAGAGGAAAGAGCGAGAAACGACATTTGCACTAGATTGGCGATTGTCTTTTGACACACAAGCAAACTTTTGAGACTTTGTTTTCTCGACAGGGAGTGAGTAGAGCTCAGGACTCTGGGAGTTGTACGTATCCACTCCATTTAAACCTAGCGAGCTCATAGTAACGAATTGGTTTgtctctcaattttcaataatgtTTTGTTCAAGTTCATGAATGGCGTGCAAtgcaatgcaataaaaaaaaccgtaaagACGAACGACCTTCCGACTTGTTTAATGCAATGCAACAACAACATTCAACCCCGATATTAGTAGATCTACCTACTGCATAACCTacattggaaataaaatttaaaaatttctcacCTGAACGTTCGTCTTCCTCGTAACAATCACGCAATAACATAAAACATACGGATAGTCCAAGTATAACCATAGCTCCCATTACAACGCTTACCGCATACGTCCACACATTTTTATCAAACTCTTTAACATCTCGTAACAAAATGCGAATCAGTTCTGCAAAGAcgcacaaaaataaaaattaacagCTCAATCGACGACATAACTGCCACCACAGGTAACTGCTTACCTTCGTCACCGATTTCCGGCAATGTTGTAATGAATGTATTGACTATTTCACCGGCTCCAAGCAGATTATTGCCccaaattcgaaattcgtACGTGGTATTCGGCGTGAGGTGATATACTTCCATGTATCGCTAAGAGCAGACCCCGACATTAGTGTGACGGCAAAATCAACATGAaattatgacaaaaaaaaacatgaggagaaaaaacatttaccaCATTCGGGGCAATATTAATCGGATCCAGACGTTCCCATTCGTGCAATGGTTCGTTAATTGGAACGGTTTGTCGAAATTCGGCAGTAAAACTTTTCAACGGATAACCGCCGGACATATTTTTCTTAAACTCCCACATCAATACTCCCAGTATCGTTGAAATACGAAGACTCAAACGAGAAACAGGTCCCGGTACCGTTCGGACCACCACGTTCACTTTCATCGCTTCCACATATGTATCGTCCAAATTCTGATAGATTTCCGCCGAATCATTCAACAGTGCGCTGGCATCGGGACTAGATGTTGATATCAGGCATGTGTATGTACCAGCATCTTGTGTTGTAACGTTTGTCAACCGTAAATCACTACCAGCCTGCAAGGGAACAGTCATATTTCTTATTGTTGTTAATTCGATTAAACGGAGAAAATTTAGTTGGCAAATcgtcaatcaatcaatcaaccCATTATGTACACATGTCGCTCCACTCatacaagcaaaaaaaaaatattgtgatgATTCGCTTACATGAAATTGTCGATGTTCCATTTGATTTTCCTTAATCCAAAttgtcgatttttcatttgtgcACGGTATGGTGGCATTCTTTCCCATATCGATGATGTATTCGTTGTATTTTACAGTTAATGTTATGACCGACAGAACTGAAATAGAATAGTACATTCAGGCATTCCACTAacttacttttctcactttttccaactattttcTACATCTGAAAAAGTGAGGCACTATTTGCAccattttccaactttttcaaCTAATTTCTCTTTTACTCacttttgtcaaaatatttctttaaaaaattaaatatcgTCGACAATGTAGTTACAAGAAGAACTTCAAAACGGCTCCTGCGACGCTCAAAACGTTTCTCTTTATCTAGTAAACTTTAAACTTAACAATATCGTGGAAAACGATTGATACTTTTGCCTGGACCTTGTATTCTATGAGTGaacttatttttctattgacCACTTCATAATTGTACCCCTTACATCAGGTCAGTACATATTTCACATATCGGTCTCTGCTCCTAcagtttttgttcaaatacaTATTTCCAACATTGATAACTAACTTGAATAAGGTTTCTATAAATAATGCACGTTCTATAACCACAAATTGAGTAATTTGGAACCATTTACCATATCAAGAGCAACATCACTAAAGGGCATATCTCAGATATCTCGGAAACTACTTgaccgattttgataaacttcTTTTTCCTGAAACATACGAAaaagttatgaattttaagCCTGACATTGAGTCCATCGGCCATGTGATTCctaaaatattctcaaaaaactgaaaaaaactaacttttttcagaaaatttcaaatttattacaatattcaaccgattttgatttttaaaaaaattccttaCCTGAGCCTGACATGAAGTCAATGGTCATATGGTTCGGAAGATGTTGTTGGAaaatagggcgtatcgaattttgcaaattttaaggaccacgatagcctgtgtgcggaaaacgtagatcatcgaaaactgtgtccgggcatgtggttgatgaaTCCGATGGAGCGATGGAAGAAGTCTCCCGGGCGgctttaagtttccgatggtcataattcggagagttgagagtatttttgaaaacaatgttctagcgggatatagagctttgaaaactctacaaatctaccgaagaaacctatggtccaaaaggtgccattgccaagattgcctaacatcgaaaatgtgaccttttggtttttgacttatatttcctgagagacaaatggtttttttttagcctgtggtatgaggtggtagaggaggtcgagcacttCCAGTTAAAATTGGAGTTAGCCAGAAGTGGCATtaatttaccgatttgcaattTCTCACTGAATAACCTTTTATGTCCTTTGATTCCTCTAAGACtctttataagaaaatttcaaactcaTTACTGTTGAAGTTATAGATTATAACAAAGTAGCATTGTAGAAAGGATTTATACTTTAGGTTGATCTAAGTATACCTTAATTattcttcatcaaaattcatcaGTCTCCAATAAAGGTTCATAAATCACAACtt
It includes:
- the LOC119067626 gene encoding contactin-2 translates to MSICGTISSYSLNLLLFTQVLSVITLTVKYNEYIIDMGKNATIPCTNEKSTIWIKENQMEHRQFHAGSDLRLTNVTTQDAGTYTCLISTSSPDASALLNDSAEIYQNLDDTYVEAMKVNVVVRTVPGPVSRLSLRISTILGVLMWEFKKNMSGGYPLKSFTAEFRQTVPINEPLHEWERLDPINIAPNVRYMEVYHLTPNTTYEFRIWGNNLLGAGEIVNTFITTLPEIGDEELIRILLRDVKEFDKNVWTYAVSVVMGAMVILGLSVCFMLLRDCYEEDERSGEKFLNFISNILVPKIDYKTPIRTFNAI